The nucleotide sequence CTCGACGTGCTGCGCCGGCACCACGCCCACGCCACGTTCTTCGTGGTCGGCGCGCGGGTGGACGAGCACCCCGACCTGGTCCGGCGGATCCTCGCCGAGGGGCACGAGATCGGCTCGCACACCTTCACCCACACCGACCTGACCACCGCCCCCGGCTGGCGCGCCGGGGCCGAGCTCTCCTGGACGCGCAACGCCGTCGCCGGGGTGACCGGCCGCGAGGTGACGCTGTTCCGGCCGCCCTTCTCGTCGACTCCGGCCGCCGTCACCGACGCGCAGTACCGGGCGCTGCGGGCGGCCGCCGTCAGCGGGCACGTGGCGGTGCTCGCCGACCGGGACGCCAAGGACTGGCAGCGCCCCGGCGTGCCGGCCATCGTGCGGGCCGCCACCCCGACGGGCGGCGCCGGCGCGGTGGTGCTCATGCACGACGGCGGCGGGGACCGCGGCCAGACCGTGGCCGCCCTGGACCAGTTGCTGCCCCGGCTGGCCGCGCAGGGCTACCGGTTCACCACGGTCTCCGCCGGGATCGGCGCGCCCGACTCGATGGTGCCGGCCACCGCCGGCGCCCGGCTGAGCGGCACGGCGCTGCGCTGGGCGCAGACCGGCGCCGACTGGCTGACCTCCGCCATGAACCTGCTGCTCGCGGTGGCCCTGGTGCTCGGCGTGGTCCGCCTCGGCGTGCAGGTGGTCTGCGCCCGCCGGCACGTCCGCCGGGTACGCCGGCCGCGGCGCCGGTGGCCCGAGGTGGTCGCACCCGTGTCGGTGATCGTGCCGGCCTACAACGAGGCCGCGAACATCGCCGCCACCGTGCGGTCCCTGGTCGCCAGCGCGTACCCGGCGCTGGAGGTGATCGTGGTGGACGACGGCTCCAGCGACGGCACGGCCGACATCGTCGAACGCATGCGGCTGCGCGGGGTACGCGTCATCCGGCAGGCCAACGCCGGCAAGCCGGCCGCGTTGAACACCGGGATCCGGGCCGCCCGGGCCGAACTGCTGGTGCTGGTCGACGGGGACACCGTCTTCCAACCGGACACCGTCTACCGGCTGGTCCAGGGCTTCGCCGACCCGACCGTCGGGGCCATCAGCGGCAACACCAAGGTGGCCAACCGGCGTCGGCTGCTCGGCCGCTGGCAGCACCTGGAGTACGTGATCGGCTTCAACCTCGACCGCCGGATGTACGACGTGCTGGAGTGCATGCCCACCATCCCCGGCGCGATCGGCGCGTTCCGCCGCCAGGTGCTGTTCGCGGTCGGCGGCGTGCCCGCCGACACCCTGGCCGAGGACACCGACCTCACCATGAAGGTGCTCCGGGCCGGCTGGCGGGTGGTGTACGAGGAGAGCGCCATCGCCTGGACCGAGGCGCCCTCGTCGCTGCGCCAGCTCTGGCGGCAGCGCTACCGCTGGTGCTACGGGACCATGCAGGCCATGTGGAAGCACCGGCACGCGCTGCGCGAGGCGGGCGCCGGCGGGAAGCTGGGCCGGCGAGGGCTGCCGTACCTGACCGTGTTCCAGATCGTGCTGCCGCTGGCCGCGCCGGCCGTCGACGTCTTCGCCCTCTTCGGGCTGCTCTTCCTGCCCTGGTCCGAGCTGGCGCTGGCCTGGCTGGGCCTGCTCCTGCTCCAGGGCGGCACCGCCGCGTACGCGCTGCGCCTGGACCGGGAGCGGTTCGGCCCGCTCTGGACGCTGCCGTTCCAGCAGCTCGTCTACCGGCAGGTCATGTACCTGGTGGTCGTGCAGTCGGTGGTGACCGCGGTGGTCGGCAACCGGCTGCGCTGGCAGCGGATGGTGCGCACCGGCGAGGCGGCGGCGCTGGTCGGCGGGGCGCCGGCCCGCTGAGTCACCGCGGGCCGAACAGCCCGGCGGCCCAGGAGACGGTCAGGCCGATCAGCGCCGAACAGCAGCACACCACCAGGGCGGAGGCGACCACCCCGAGGATCAGCCACACGGGCGCGCGCCGGGCCGGCCCCGGCCCGCCCTCCGCCCGCTGCTCGTCGTCGCTCACCCGGGCAGTCTAGGGCCGGGCGCGGGGCGGCGGACCCTCCGGCGGCGCGGCAGGATGGGGCGATGGACCTGGTCACGATCGCGGACGTCCGGGCCGCGGCCGAGGACGTGGCGGGCGCCGTGGTGCGTACCCCCCTGGTGCCGACGCTCTGGGACGACGAGCTGTGGCTCAAACCGGAGAGCCTGCAACCGGTCGGCTCGTTCAAGCTGCGCGGGGCGACGCACGCGGTGGCGCGGCTGGACCCGGCCGCCCGCTCCCGGGGCGTGGTGACCCACTCCTCCGGCAACCACGGCCAGGCCCTGGCGTACGCGGCCCGCACGTTCGGCGTGCCGTGCACCGTGGTCGTGCCGGAGGGCGCGCCGCGGGTGAAGGTGGAACGGATGCGGGCGCTCGGCGCCGACGTGCGGCTCGTGCCGCCGGCCCGCCGGCTCGTCGAGGCCGAGCGGATCGTCGCCGACACCGGGGCCACGCTGGTGCCGCCCTTCGACCACCCGTGGATCATCGCGGGGCAGGGCACGATCGGCCTGGAGATCGTCGCCGACCTGCCCGACGTCGACGTGGTGCTGGTGCCCGTGGGTGGCGGCGGGCTCTCCGCGGGCGTGGCCACCGCCGTCAAGGCGCTGCGCCCGTCGGCCGCCGTGATCGGGGTGGAGCCGCTGCTCGCCGCCGACGCTCGCGACTCCCTGGCGGCCGGGGAGGTGGTGGTCTGGGAGGTCGAACGCACCTACCGGACCTGCGCGGACGGGCTGCGTACCAACCTGTCCGAACTGACCCTGGCCCACCTGCGGGACCGGCTCGACGGCATCGTCACGGTGGCCGAGGACGAGATCCTCGCGGCGACGGGGCGGCTGCTCCGCGAGGCCCGGCTCGTGGCCGAGCCGAGCGGCGCGGTCGCGCTGGCCGCTCGGCTGTTCCACCGGGACGCGCTGCCTCCAGGGCGTACCGTCGCGGTGGTCACCGGCGGCAACGCGGACCCGCACGTGCTGGGCCCGCTGCTGGGCTGAGGGGCCGGCGCGGCCCCTCAGCCCGACGGGTCAGGCGCGGCCCAGACGGTCCAGGGTCCAGGCGTTGACGAACGCCTCCTCGCGCCAGGCGTCGTAGCGGCCGCTCGGGCCGCCGTGGCCCGCGCCCATCTCGGTCTTGAGCAGGTAGTCGCCCTGCGGGGCGACCGCGCGCAGCCGGGCGATCCACTTGGCCGGCTCGTGGTAGAGCACCCGGGTGTCGTTGAGGCTGGTCACCGCGAGGATCGCCGGGTAGTCCACCGCGGCCACGTTCTCGTACGGCGTGTAGGACTTCATGTACGCGTAGACCTCGGGGTCGTCGAGCGGGTTGCCCCACTCCTCCCACTCGGTGACCGTCAGCGGCAGCGACGGGTCGAGGATCGAGGTGAGCGCGTCCACGAACGGCACCTGCGCGACGATCCCGGCGAACGCGTCCGGGGCGAGGTTGGCCACGGCGCCCATCAGCAGGCCGCCGGCCGAGGCGCCCCGGGCGACCAGCCGGTCGCTGGCCGTCCAGCCGGCCTTGACCAGGTGCCGGGCGCACGCCACGAAGTCGGTGAAGGTGTTCTTCTTGGCCAGCAGCTTGCCCTCGTCGTACCAGCGCCGGCCCAGCTCGCCCCCGCCGCGGATGTGCGCCACCGCGAAGATCACGCCCCGGTCGAGCAGGCTGAGCCGGGCGATGGAGAACCACGGGTCCATGCTCGCCTCGTAGGACCCGTAGCCGTAGATGACCGCGGGAGCGGAGCCGTCGCGCGGGGTGCCCGCGCGGCAGACCAGCGAGATGGGTACCCGGGTGCCGTCGTCGGCGAGCGCCCAGTCCCGGTGCTGCTCGTAGTCGGCCGGGTCGTACTCCCGCCCGTCCGGACCGGGCCGGACCGGCTTCCGCCGGCGCAGCACCATCTGGCGGGTGACCAGGTCGTAGTCGTAGACCGAGTCCGGGGTGACCAGCGAGGTGTAGCGCAGCCGCACCTCGCTCGTGCGGTATTCCGGGTTGGCGTCGAGCCCGACGCTGTAGATCGGCTCGGGGAAGTCGATGTCGAAACTGTCACCGCCGCCCACGGGCAGCACCCGCAGCCCGGTCAGCCCGTTGCTGCGCAGCGAGACGACCAGGTGGTTCTCGAACGCGTCCACGGACTCCAGCCGGGTGCCGGGGGTGTGCGGGATCAGCGGCGTCCAGTCGCCCGGCGCGTCCGCCGACGTGTACGCCAGCGCGAAGTCCTCGGCGCCGTCGTTGTGCAGGATCAGGAAGCGGTGGCCGTGGTGCTCCACCGCGTACTCCACGCCCTGCCGGCGCGGCGCGATGATCGCCGGCTCGCCGGTGGGGTTGGCGGCCGGGATGACCCGGACCTCGCTGGTGACCTTGCTGTGGATGTCGATGACGACGAACCGCTCGGAGCGGGTCAGCTCGACGCCCACCCAGAACCGCTCGTCGTCCTCCTGGTGCACCACCCCGTCCTCGCTCGACGGGGTGCCCACGGTGTGCCGCCAGACCCGGTTCGGCCGCCAGGCGTCGTCGACCGTGACGTAGAACAGCGTGGAGGCGTCGCTCGACCAGGCGGTGCCGTAGAAGGTGTCCGGGACCTCGTCGGGGAGCGCCTCGCCGGTCTGCAGATCCTTGATCCGCAGCGTGAAGCGCTCGTCTCCGGAGAAGTCGGTCGAGTAGGCCAGCCAGCGCCCGTCGGGGCTCACGTCGAACGCGCCGAGGGCGAAGAAGTCGTGCCCCTCGGCGAGCTGGTTGCCGTCCAGCAGCACCTCCTCGCCGTCGAGCGGGGCGCCGTCCGCGCTGACCGGCGGCGTGGTCTCGCCGTCGCGGACGGCCCGGCGGCAGTGCACGCCGTACTGCTGGCCCTCCACCGTGCGGGTGTAGTACCAGTAGCCGTCCTTGCGGGTCGGCACCGACAGGTCGGTCTCCTGGGTGCGCCGGCGGGTCTCCTCGAACAGCTCGGCGCGCAGCCCCGCCAGGTGCGCGGTGCGTGCCTCGGTGTATGCGTTCTCCGCGGTCAGGTAGGCGATCGTCTCGGGGTCGTCCTTGGCGGCGAGCCAGGCGTACTCGTCGACGACGGTGTCGCCGTGGTGGGTCCGGTCGGCCGGAACGCGCTTCGCGACGGGGGCAGGCGACGGCTCCGGGCCGGAGTTGTCGGAAGTCTCGGTGGTCACGGGCGTCACGTTACCGGCCGGCATGCCGCCGATCGGGCCGCGCGCCGCCGAAGTGCCGCGACTCGCCGGCAAGGCTTTCGAACATGTGTACGATAACCGCCATGGCGGCTGCAGCGCGTTCCACCGATCGACCCGGAGCCCTCGAGATCACCCGGAAGCTGGCGGAGATCTGCGGGCCGCCGTTCGCACGTTTCGCCGGCCCGGCCGACGAGGTGGCCGGGCGGACGGCCCGCTGGGTGGCCGTGCCGGGCGGCCCGCACGCCGCGGCCGAGGTGCTCCGGCTGGCCGCGGCGCACGACCTGACCGTGGTGCCCCGGGGCGCCGGCACGAAGATCGACTGGGGTGCCGCCCCGGCACAGGTCGACATCATGCTCGACACCGGCCGGCTGGCCGGGGTCTGGCACGAGCCGCACGCCGCGGCGGTGGCCGAGATCGGTGCCGGCACCCCGCTGCGGGCCGTGCAGGCCACCCTGGAGCGCACCGGCCGGCGCCTCCCGGTCGACGCGCCCTCTCCCGGGGCGACGCTGGGCGGGGTGCTGGCTGCCGACGAGGCCGGCCCGCTGCGCCACCGGCACGGCAGTCCCTGCGCCCAGCTCGTCGGGGTGCGCTACCTCGACGCCGACGGTGAGCTGGTCAGCGTGGGGGAGCCGGGCACTGCGCTGCTCGGCCGCGCCGGGCCGCGGCTGGGCGGGGCGGCGCCGAGCGGCGGGGCTTCCGGCGCGGCCTCGGGTGGTGCGGCGTTGGGTGGTGCGGTGCCGGGCGGTGGGGTGTTCGGTGGTGCGGTGCCAGGCGGTGGTGCGGTGTCGGGCGGCGGGGCGTTCGGTGGTGGCGCGGCGGCCGTCTTCGGTACGGGCGAGGTACCGGGGCTCGACGTGGCCCGGCTGCTCTGCGGCTCGCAGGGCGGCCTCGGGGTGCTGGTGTCCGCCACCATGCGGGTGCAGGCCGTGCCCGCCGGCCGGGTCTGGGTGTCGCGTCCGGTGTGGACGCCCCTCGAGGTGCACGACCTGGTCCGGGCCGTGCTCGCCGCCCGGCTCGATCCGGCGGCCGTCGAGCTGGACCTGCCGGTGCCCGTGCCGCTGCCGCGCCGGCGGCGGATTCCCGCGTCCCACCCGTCCGTGGCCAACCGGCCCGACCATCCGTCGGTGACCGGCCGGCCGGGGCGACCGGCTGCCGCGGGCAGCCTCGTGGTGCTGCTGGAAGGCGGCCCGGCCGACGTGGCGGAACGCGCCGACCGGCTCGTCGCGCTGCTCGGCCCCGAGGCCGTGGTCAACCACGCCGCCCCCGAGTGGTGGGGCCGCTACCCGTTCGCCCCCGGCGACACGGCCCTGCGGATCGAGGTGCCCATCAACGACCTGCACGCCGCCGTCTACGCGCTGCGCGACGCGGCCGGCACCCCCGTCCCGGTCCGCGGCTCGGCCGGGATCGGCGCCGTGCACGCGGCACTGCCCGGCTCGCTGCCGCCCGAGCGGGTCGCCTCGATCCTCGCCGCAGTCCGGGTTGTGCTCCTCGCCCGCCAGGGCCGCTGCGTGGTGGTCTCCGCCCCAGCGCCGGTCCGCCGGGCCGTCGACCTCTGGGGCGAGCTGCCCACCCTGCCGCGCCTCCGCACGGCCAAGGCCCACCTCGACCCCCACCACCGCCTGTCCCCCGGCCGCCTCCCGGGCGGCCTGTAACCGGCCGCCGCCCGTCCTTTGTCGGTGATCATGAGGTTGGCGGCGACAAAACGGGCTTAGGGTCAAGGGGTGAGTGCAATCGTTAGCTGGCGATGAGTTGATCGAGACGCTCGGCTGGGGTGTCCCAGCCGAGCGTTTGGCGGGGTCGGGTGTTCAGTTCGTGGGCGACTTCGTCGAGGCCGGGTTGGTCGATGGTGCGGAAGTCGTAGCTGCCTTTGGGGAAGTACTGGCGTAGCAGTCCGTTGGTGTTTTCGTTGGTGCCGCGTTGCCAGGGGCTGTGGGGGTCGCAGAAGTAGACCGGGCAGCCGGTGGTGACGGTGAACTGGGCGTGGGCGGCCAGTTCGTTGCCCTGGTCCCAGGTCAGGGAGCGGCGTAGATGTGCGGGCAGTCGCTGGGTCAGGCTGGTGAGCACGGTGATGACGGCCTCGGTGTCACGGCCCTGCGGGAGGGCCCCGAGCATCACATAGCGGGTAGCCCGTTCCACGAGGGTGACGATGGCGGACTTGCCGGCCTTGCCGATGACCAGGTCGCCTTCCCAGTGTCCGGGCACGGCCCGATCATCGGCTTCGGCGGGGCGGGCGCTGATGTGCAGGTCACCGATCCACGGTCGCCGGGAACGCAGCGCGCCCGCGGCCCGTGCCTGAGGGCGCCGGTCGGCCCGACCGGACCGCAACGCGACCTGCCGAGTCAACTCCTCCCGCAGGCTTCCCCGCGACTGCACATAGATCGCCTGATAGATCGTTTCGTGCGACACCCACAACTCCGGCCGGTCAGCAAACGTGGCCCGCAACCACGCGGCGATCTGCTGCGGAGACCACCTGCGTGCCAGTCTGCCCGCCACCACCTCACGCAGCCGCCCACCCCGATCCAACTTCGCCGCCTTAGGCCGACACCGGGCCGCGTCCGAGCGCCGCTGCGCCCACTGCGCCTGATACCCCCACCGATACGGCCGGCGAGCCCGCCCCGGCGGCAACAACCGCCCGAGCGGATTCTTCGTCCCGTGCCGCGCGCTGTTGTTCCGCGCCACCTCCCGCGACACCGTGCACACCGGCACCCCAAGAAGCCCCGCGATCTGCGTGATCGTCTGACCCGCACCCCACAGATGCTCCAACACCTGCCGATGCCCAAACGTCAACACACCCGGTCTGGCCACCACACCCCCCAGCACAACCAAGATCAGTTGCACTGAACCCTAGAAACCACCGGGCACGGACTGCCGCCAACCTCATGATCGACGGTGACCGCCCGCTGGCCGGTCAGAGGGCGTCGTTGCGGAGGACCAGGATGGCTATGTCGTCGCGTGGGGGTTCCACCGAGAAGGCGATCGTGGTGGCGCGGAGGCGGGCCGCGACCACGTCCGCCGAGTAGCCGGCCAGGGGTGCCGCCGCCTCGCGCAGGCGGTCGGTGCCGAACAGCTCCCGGCCGCGCCGCCGCTCGGTTACCCCGTCGGTGAAGAAGATCAGTGCGTCACCCGGCTCGAGCACGAGCTCGGCGGTCGGGGTGGCGATCGAGTCGAGCAGCCCGAGGGCCGTGCCGCCGGTGCCGACGAAGCCCGCCCCGCCGCCACCGTGCAGCAGTACGGGCCGGTCGTGCCCGGCCAGGTGCAGGGAGACGTCGAGCTGGTCGCCGTCGCCCGGCCCGACCGCCGCCAGCGCCAGCGTGCAGTAGCGGCCACCACCGCGCTCGACCAGCGTCTCGTTGAGCCGGCCGAGCACCTCCGGCAGCGGCTTGCCGTCGCCGACCAGCACCCGGATCACGTCCCGGACCAGCCCGGTCACCGCCGCCGCCTGCACGCCCTTGCCGGAGACGTCGCCGACCACCACGAGCCAGCGGCCGTCCGGCAGCGGCACCACGTCGTAGAAGTCGCCGCCGACCTCGGCGTCGTCGCCGGTCGGGACGTACTCGGCGGCGAAGCCGATGCCCTCGACCACGGGGAGCACCGGCGGCAGCAGCGACTGCTGGAGGGTCTGCGCGACCCGCCGGCGCTCGGCGTGGATCCGGGCGTTCTCGATGGCCAGGGCGGCCCGCCGGGCCACGTCCTCCAGCACCGAGACCTCGTCGGGGTCGTGCCGGTGCCGCTGGTGGCGGCCCACGGCCAGGGTGCCGAGCCGCTGACCGCGGGCGATCAGGGGTACGGCGAAGCCCTCCATCGGCCCGCTGAGCGGCACCTGCGCGGCGCTCCGCGACGCCTCCCGCAGCCGGGCCTGGATCGAGTCGGGCCCGGTCTCCTGGAGCACCCGGTGCAGCTGCGGCAGCACCGCCTCGTCGGCGTGGCTGGCCGCGGCGAGCCGCAGCCGCCCCCACTCGTCGGTGGTGTGCACGGCGCACCACTGGCCGAGCCGGGGCACCACGAGCTGCGGGACGAGCGCCATGGTCAGCTCGACGTCCAGCGACTGGGCCAGCAGTTCGCTCGCCTCGG is from Micromonospora terminaliae and encodes:
- a CDS encoding bifunctional polysaccharide deacetylase/glycosyltransferase family 2 protein, coding for MARHIARRDPRAHWVLLLLGLVALLAALSFHGLVSAVGGGSGPDQAPASPAPRAVATGGPVLRLDGPTPVSRRLPARTLALTFDDGPDPRWTPQILDVLRRHHAHATFFVVGARVDEHPDLVRRILAEGHEIGSHTFTHTDLTTAPGWRAGAELSWTRNAVAGVTGREVTLFRPPFSSTPAAVTDAQYRALRAAAVSGHVAVLADRDAKDWQRPGVPAIVRAATPTGGAGAVVLMHDGGGDRGQTVAALDQLLPRLAAQGYRFTTVSAGIGAPDSMVPATAGARLSGTALRWAQTGADWLTSAMNLLLAVALVLGVVRLGVQVVCARRHVRRVRRPRRRWPEVVAPVSVIVPAYNEAANIAATVRSLVASAYPALEVIVVDDGSSDGTADIVERMRLRGVRVIRQANAGKPAALNTGIRAARAELLVLVDGDTVFQPDTVYRLVQGFADPTVGAISGNTKVANRRRLLGRWQHLEYVIGFNLDRRMYDVLECMPTIPGAIGAFRRQVLFAVGGVPADTLAEDTDLTMKVLRAGWRVVYEESAIAWTEAPSSLRQLWRQRYRWCYGTMQAMWKHRHALREAGAGGKLGRRGLPYLTVFQIVLPLAAPAVDVFALFGLLFLPWSELALAWLGLLLLQGGTAAYALRLDRERFGPLWTLPFQQLVYRQVMYLVVVQSVVTAVVGNRLRWQRMVRTGEAAALVGGAPAR
- a CDS encoding threonine ammonia-lyase yields the protein MDLVTIADVRAAAEDVAGAVVRTPLVPTLWDDELWLKPESLQPVGSFKLRGATHAVARLDPAARSRGVVTHSSGNHGQALAYAARTFGVPCTVVVPEGAPRVKVERMRALGADVRLVPPARRLVEAERIVADTGATLVPPFDHPWIIAGQGTIGLEIVADLPDVDVVLVPVGGGGLSAGVATAVKALRPSAAVIGVEPLLAADARDSLAAGEVVVWEVERTYRTCADGLRTNLSELTLAHLRDRLDGIVTVAEDEILAATGRLLREARLVAEPSGAVALAARLFHRDALPPGRTVAVVTGGNADPHVLGPLLG
- a CDS encoding S9 family peptidase, with translation MTPVTTETSDNSGPEPSPAPVAKRVPADRTHHGDTVVDEYAWLAAKDDPETIAYLTAENAYTEARTAHLAGLRAELFEETRRRTQETDLSVPTRKDGYWYYTRTVEGQQYGVHCRRAVRDGETTPPVSADGAPLDGEEVLLDGNQLAEGHDFFALGAFDVSPDGRWLAYSTDFSGDERFTLRIKDLQTGEALPDEVPDTFYGTAWSSDASTLFYVTVDDAWRPNRVWRHTVGTPSSEDGVVHQEDDERFWVGVELTRSERFVVIDIHSKVTSEVRVIPAANPTGEPAIIAPRRQGVEYAVEHHGHRFLILHNDGAEDFALAYTSADAPGDWTPLIPHTPGTRLESVDAFENHLVVSLRSNGLTGLRVLPVGGGDSFDIDFPEPIYSVGLDANPEYRTSEVRLRYTSLVTPDSVYDYDLVTRQMVLRRRKPVRPGPDGREYDPADYEQHRDWALADDGTRVPISLVCRAGTPRDGSAPAVIYGYGSYEASMDPWFSIARLSLLDRGVIFAVAHIRGGGELGRRWYDEGKLLAKKNTFTDFVACARHLVKAGWTASDRLVARGASAGGLLMGAVANLAPDAFAGIVAQVPFVDALTSILDPSLPLTVTEWEEWGNPLDDPEVYAYMKSYTPYENVAAVDYPAILAVTSLNDTRVLYHEPAKWIARLRAVAPQGDYLLKTEMGAGHGGPSGRYDAWREEAFVNAWTLDRLGRA
- a CDS encoding FAD-binding oxidoreductase, which encodes MAAAARSTDRPGALEITRKLAEICGPPFARFAGPADEVAGRTARWVAVPGGPHAAAEVLRLAAAHDLTVVPRGAGTKIDWGAAPAQVDIMLDTGRLAGVWHEPHAAAVAEIGAGTPLRAVQATLERTGRRLPVDAPSPGATLGGVLAADEAGPLRHRHGSPCAQLVGVRYLDADGELVSVGEPGTALLGRAGPRLGGAAPSGGASGAASGGAALGGAVPGGGVFGGAVPGGGAVSGGGAFGGGAAAVFGTGEVPGLDVARLLCGSQGGLGVLVSATMRVQAVPAGRVWVSRPVWTPLEVHDLVRAVLAARLDPAAVELDLPVPVPLPRRRRIPASHPSVANRPDHPSVTGRPGRPAAAGSLVVLLEGGPADVAERADRLVALLGPEAVVNHAAPEWWGRYPFAPGDTALRIEVPINDLHAAVYALRDAAGTPVPVRGSAGIGAVHAALPGSLPPERVASILAAVRVVLLARQGRCVVVSAPAPVRRAVDLWGELPTLPRLRTAKAHLDPHHRLSPGRLPGGL
- a CDS encoding IS30 family transposase, translated to MQLILVVLGGVVARPGVLTFGHRQVLEHLWGAGQTITQIAGLLGVPVCTVSREVARNNSARHGTKNPLGRLLPPGRARRPYRWGYQAQWAQRRSDAARCRPKAAKLDRGGRLREVVAGRLARRWSPQQIAAWLRATFADRPELWVSHETIYQAIYVQSRGSLREELTRQVALRSGRADRRPQARAAGALRSRRPWIGDLHISARPAEADDRAVPGHWEGDLVIGKAGKSAIVTLVERATRYVMLGALPQGRDTEAVITVLTSLTQRLPAHLRRSLTWDQGNELAAHAQFTVTTGCPVYFCDPHSPWQRGTNENTNGLLRQYFPKGSYDFRTIDQPGLDEVAHELNTRPRQTLGWDTPAERLDQLIAS
- a CDS encoding SpoIIE family protein phosphatase: MSAEAGPAMNGGSDKHVRQVRLPADRRTPAAARALVRSVLAEADLPELLNEALLLTTELTTNAVEHARTELDIEVEADAAGLTVTVTDFASGPVDELMVGVRNTTSDITEVAERGRGLLLVDHFASRWGTTYLPTGKGVWFRLDRPGLGATSQPAEARPVPTTTAPTDGGSPSAAAMSELMQTTPDPYADDPLPEFAAGLLSRVAEMVGAAGGVVRLDRGDGQGSQVLARYGRQPREGNELLRVPLAVHRPYAGELELDAAPSAYARPLAVLAAERLSLHLENDRLRRADVRRSAWLTFLAEASELLAQSLDVELTMALVPQLVVPRLGQWCAVHTTDEWGRLRLAAASHADEAVLPQLHRVLQETGPDSIQARLREASRSAAQVPLSGPMEGFAVPLIARGQRLGTLAVGRHQRHRHDPDEVSVLEDVARRAALAIENARIHAERRRVAQTLQQSLLPPVLPVVEGIGFAAEYVPTGDDAEVGGDFYDVVPLPDGRWLVVVGDVSGKGVQAAAVTGLVRDVIRVLVGDGKPLPEVLGRLNETLVERGGGRYCTLALAAVGPGDGDQLDVSLHLAGHDRPVLLHGGGGAGFVGTGGTALGLLDSIATPTAELVLEPGDALIFFTDGVTERRRGRELFGTDRLREAAAPLAGYSADVVAARLRATTIAFSVEPPRDDIAILVLRNDAL